In one Planktothrix serta PCC 8927 genomic region, the following are encoded:
- a CDS encoding IscS subfamily cysteine desulfurase: MSPRPIYLDCNATTPLDPQVLATLLPYFTEHFGNAASINHLYGWEAEAAIKQAREIIANGINATPEEIIFTSGATEANNLAIKGVAEAYFNKGRHIITVLTEHNAILDPCHYLETLGFEITYLPVQPDGIVDLAELKIAIRPDTILVSIMAANNEIGVLQPLAEIGELCHQHSILFHTDAAQAIGKIPLDVQQMNIDLMSLTAHKIYGPKGIGALYVRRRHPRVKLAAQLHGGGHERGMRSGTLPTPQIVGFAKAIELSLSQMLTETQRLIQLRETLWQKLSTLEGIYLNGHPQQRLAGNLNISIEGVDGQALLLGLQPIMAVSSGSACTSTKIEPSHVLKALGHPDNLAYASIRFGLGRFTTEAEIKQVADHTVNTIQSLRRIKPR, from the coding sequence ATGTCTCCCCGTCCAATTTATCTCGATTGTAACGCCACAACCCCCCTTGATCCTCAAGTTTTAGCAACTCTGCTTCCCTATTTTACGGAACACTTTGGCAATGCTGCTAGTATTAATCATCTTTACGGTTGGGAAGCTGAAGCCGCTATTAAGCAAGCCAGAGAAATTATTGCCAATGGGATTAACGCCACTCCAGAAGAAATTATTTTTACCAGTGGAGCCACGGAAGCCAATAATTTAGCCATCAAAGGAGTTGCTGAAGCTTATTTTAATAAAGGTAGACATATTATTACAGTTCTGACTGAACATAACGCAATTCTCGATCCCTGTCATTATTTAGAAACGTTGGGGTTTGAAATTACTTATCTTCCTGTTCAACCGGATGGAATTGTGGATTTAGCCGAACTTAAAATAGCCATTCGTCCTGATACTATTTTAGTTTCTATTATGGCAGCCAATAACGAAATTGGGGTACTTCAACCCTTAGCAGAAATCGGAGAACTTTGTCATCAACATTCAATTTTATTTCATACAGATGCGGCTCAAGCTATTGGTAAAATTCCTCTGGATGTTCAACAAATGAATATTGATTTAATGTCTTTAACGGCTCATAAAATTTATGGGCCAAAAGGCATCGGGGCGTTGTATGTTCGGCGTCGCCACCCTAGAGTAAAATTAGCAGCCCAACTTCACGGCGGCGGCCATGAACGAGGAATGCGTTCGGGAACATTACCCACCCCTCAAATTGTCGGATTTGCTAAAGCCATTGAACTTTCCTTATCCCAAATGTTAACAGAAACTCAACGGTTAATACAATTACGAGAAACCCTTTGGCAAAAATTATCAACCCTAGAAGGAATCTATTTAAACGGTCATCCGCAACAACGGTTAGCCGGAAATTTAAACATTAGTATTGAAGGGGTTGATGGTCAAGCTTTATTATTAGGATTACAACCCATTATGGCAGTGTCTTCCGGTTCCGCTTGTACCTCCACAAAAATTGAACCCTCTCACGTTTTAAAAGCATTAGGTCATCCCGATAATTTAGCCTATGCTTCGATTCGTTTTGGTCTGGGTCGGTTCACAACAGAAGCAGAAATTAAACAAGTTGCAGACCATACTGTTAATACAATTCAATCCTTAAGAAGAATTAAACCTCGTTAG
- a CDS encoding DUF3386 domain-containing protein, with protein MTEPKNALNLFRTAYEHRYTWDANFPGYRADIELKQGDEVYLGHIQIHPDLSVEVTGIADEDVKQSVYTQLRDIITHRKRNSFEQAHGKNKFSLGKTDDSGAIEILVEGDAMGSNYSVRGDEICRVSRVMGRMGFVINTHESLDTDQGYIASRYDVVFRNPQTQEIIRELEFEDTFEKFGNYYIMTRQVIHSKEADKLMTTEFNYSQVKLLEPVAV; from the coding sequence ATGACCGAACCCAAAAACGCTTTAAATCTGTTTCGGACTGCTTATGAACATCGGTATACTTGGGATGCTAACTTTCCCGGTTATCGTGCCGATATTGAACTCAAACAGGGAGATGAAGTCTACCTAGGTCATATTCAGATTCACCCTGATTTGAGTGTAGAAGTCACTGGAATTGCAGATGAAGACGTTAAGCAAAGCGTCTATACCCAACTCCGGGATATTATTACCCATCGCAAACGAAATTCCTTTGAACAAGCGCATGGAAAAAATAAATTTAGTTTAGGGAAAACCGATGATTCGGGGGCGATAGAAATTCTGGTTGAAGGTGATGCAATGGGGTCGAACTATTCGGTTCGGGGTGATGAAATTTGCCGCGTTAGTCGTGTGATGGGTCGGATGGGATTTGTGATTAACACCCACGAAAGTTTAGACACTGATCAAGGTTACATTGCCAGCCGTTATGATGTGGTATTCCGTAACCCTCAAACTCAAGAAATTATTCGAGAACTGGAGTTTGAAGATACCTTTGAAAAATTCGGGAACTATTACATTATGACTCGCCAAGTTATTCACTCCAAAGAAGCGGATAAGCTGATGACAACGGAGTTTAACTATTCCCAAGTCAAATTGCTTGAACCTGTTGCGGTTTAA